Proteins from a genomic interval of Salmo salar chromosome ssa14, Ssal_v3.1, whole genome shotgun sequence:
- the LOC106569541 gene encoding hydroxysteroid 11-beta-dehydrogenase 1-like protein, giving the protein MQVPMKTMFLMFAVCLIAVLWRDTFDPESVRCARVLVTGASTGIGEQVAYHYAKMGAQVVITARREYALQKVAANCTRLGAQKALYVTGDMSQSSDPERVVRMAVKQLGGLDILVLNHIGSTPFAMWNGDGDHVRELMQLNFLSYVNMASAALPVLEQSAGSMIVVSSLLGKITTPFVGPYAATKFAVNGFFGSMQHELAMQRSNVSLTITTLGLIDTDSAMDKIRGYTNMTAYPASDAALHIIKAGATHQKESFYPGYIYFACLCRDWFPFFRDIIIQNSYTY; this is encoded by the exons ATGCAGGTCCCAATGAAGACCATGTTTTTAATGTTTGCCGTTTGCCTGATTGCAGTCCTCTGGAGGGACACGTTTGATCCAG AGTCTGTTCGTTGTGCCAGGGTGCTGGTGACTGGGGCCAGCACAGGCATTGGAGAACAGGTGGCATACCACTATGCCAAGATGGGCGCCCAGGTCGTCATCACAGCCAGGAGGGAGTACGCCTTACAGAAG GTGGCAGCGAACTGCACACGCCTGGGGGCCCAGAAGGCTCTGTATGTGACAGGGGACATGTCCCAGTCCTCAGACCCAGAGAGAGTGGTGAGGATGGCTGTCAAACAACTGG GAGGTCTTGACATCCTGGTTCTAAATCACATTGGATCCACCCCATTCGCCATGTGGAACGGAGATGGGGATCACGTCAGGGAACTGATGCAG TTGAATTTCCTCAGCTATGTGAACATGGCTTCAGCAGCTTTGCCAGTACTGGAGCAGAGTGCAGGGTCTATGATCGTAGTGTCATCTCTGTTGG gtAAGATAACCACTCCTTTTGTGGGGCCCTACGCGGCCACCAAGTTTGCAGTGAATGGTTTCTTTGGTTCCATGCAGCATGAGCTAGCCATGCAGCGCAGCAATGTGTCTCTGACCATCACCACACTGGGCCTGATAGACACAGACTCTGCCATGGACAAAATCAG AGGATATACCAACATGACAGCCTACCCAGCCAGCGATGCTGCCCTCCACATCATCAAGGCCGGGGCCACCCACCAGAAGGAGTCATTTTACCCTGGATACATCTACTTCGCCTGCTTGTGCAGAGACTGGTTCCCCTTCTTCAGAGACATCATCATCCAGAACTCCTACACATACTGA